The sequence TTCAAAGTTTGAAGAATCTGAAATTGAATCATTTAGCACGTGACAACCATTTGAGTATCACATTTAACAATAACATTATGAATTTCCTTGGAGGAATtcaaagtgaaaattttgaaattgaataATTTTGCGCGTCACGACCATTTAAACATCATACTCCACAATAACATTATGAATTTGCAATACTTGGAGCCAACTGTTTGCTTCCCAAATGCCCATCACTTCCGCTACATGCATTGATGATATTAACCAACCTTATGTAATTAGTTTATGGtagtttataattattattttgataaggtgaatttttaagaaaagtAATGATGCAGCTATGCCAAACACAATTGCAATTTATGTAGATAATGTATTCAATTTGTATATAAATAGGTTAGCaattatttcaaattacttTATATTCTAGTAATAACGAACTATAtattactattttaaatttatgtttgtggTTGAATGTCGTGATTTGAACTTTTTACATCAATCGGCTCAGTCCGGCAAAATATGCAGTTTTGCAATGCCATCATCATTTTGATCCACATAGCATTAAACTTCCGTTAACGTGCCTCTTGATCCGGCTACATTTAATGTTCCAACATGACACAAGATTTCGAGTTTAAGCCCCATAGTAAGACATTTCATTGACACAAGACTGTGTGGTTGATGCATCAATGCCATACAGAAATGATTTGAGATAAAACACAACTTTTGTGCGTACCGCgtctaatttatttgaaatcctAGCAAAATTTATAATAGACTCGATATATTTGCATACCGCGATTATTTTAACATGGATTAATATGAATCTTTGCTTCACAACATTATGATGTATACAATACCATccatatatatatgcatgcagACTACAAAAGGCATCATCAAAAACAGCTGTTCAGGTTTGTGACTTGTGATGTTTCAGAGCTTCAAAACGAGCAGTAAGGGCATCATAATCAGGTAGTTTTGGATGAGCTCGAGCAACTGGAGCTTGTGGAGCCTGGCGGTTAGGTGGAGGTTGTTTATGTCCCCTAGTAGGCATGTCCATCTCCTCTGAGTTGACTTCATAATCAGATTCATCGAATTTGATATCAGAACGTGCAGTAGATCGAACATTGTAGCTGTGCCTTCTGTATATTTTCCTTGTGTCAACATCTCTTGCTGCATTTTCCATCtcaatatcttcatcatcacgGTCTGATCCGTCAAACTTGATATCAGAACTTGGTGCTGTCTGACAGTTGTAGCTTCGTCTTCTGAGGATCTTTCTAGCATCATCATCACATCGCTCGTCTTGAACTCTAACAGAACAAGAATACTCAGAACCATTTGTCTTGTTCCTTATCTGATCATCAAACCGATCAGACAAACCTTGCAAAGCAGGCAAACTATTTGGTAGAAAGTTCCCAGtgaaattaaaagatttagtGTGAAAGTTAGCCTCATTCAGATTCTTATGCGTGCCAGTCATCTTTGCTCCTTTGTAGGCTAGGCCGGCCGCCGCTTCAGCAGCAGCCAGTGCTTTTTCTGCAGCCGCTTCCGCAGCAGATGCCAAGTCTTGAAAACATGTGACATTGATTGGTTCACTGTACAAGAATATAGATTTTTATGCTGAAAATGGAAGAATCTGCCAGATCTTTTTCTAAAAAACACTTTCGATATAACATAAGTTGCTGTACATTTACAAATTTATGTAATTACCAGCTAGCTGTATGATTTGATTCGGGAGCTCGCTTCAAAACTGATTTTACAGGTAAACTGGTAGCACTTGCAAAATTGACAGGTCCTTCCTAATAAAAAGCAAGTAGTAAAAAATCGGACACAATATTACACAATTATCATTCTAGATATAATAGGTCTCATATAGACTTAGTCCTATGCGATAATACTCATGTACAGTCAGTTTTGCACAGAGACAGAACTGTGAGTGCATGTGTAAAGAGAGTGAGAGGTATACGATACGCTCTTCCGGGGGCTTCAATAACTCTGTCTCGGATTCTGTTGTGTCCCACTCAACCTGGTATTCCTTCGCAATTTCCTTCAAAACTTTCAATTTTATTTCACCAGCTGGGGTCTTAACAGATAGCTTTTCAATAAGCTGCAGCAGAAGGCAAAAACACTAAACAAGGCTTCTCATTTGGAAAAGGTCCAGCAAAATTGTTCCTTGATACGTATGAGTGAGTTATATCTACTTCACTGATGCTACATTTTAACGGATAGGAATGAAATTATACCATGCGATTCACGCCGGCATTGGGTCTTAAATCGGTAGCCGCAGATACAAAATCCTTCCCATATTTCTTCTGGAAAACATCACGGATGGACAACAGTTCTGGAATCTCCGAGCATCGAGGGGCCGCAAATATTAAACTTGATATCCCTTCCTTGAGATCGGCTGGGCATTCCCTGTAAAAGATATTTAAACAGCCGGATTATTTTTCAGTTTGTTATACACACAACATTAATTTATAAGGATATCAAACTTAAGCTTTGATAAGACACCTTTGTTTTGCAATAATAGAAAGTCTGGTCACCACAAGCTCACAGAAAAGCTCAATCAACTCATTTGCAGCCATAATATTTTGTTCCCTTATCACGTGTTCAACCTAAGAGCGCCACAGAAACACAACATGAAAACATTGACAAAAGATGATAGGCCGTAGAGTAAAagtaaaaaggaaaaaaaatttcgacaTGTCCTCCAACATAATGTAAAAATTGACTAAAAGAGTGTGTGTGAGAATTAATTCAAGAAACTGATGTCAGATGACaagaatgttaaaaaaaattcatcataTTTTTAGTCAATTAAAGATTAGATGCTGAAAagtatgaaataaaaaatggtAAGCAGAAAAATTGTCACCCAACAGATTCTTCCTACCAGAATAAGAGGACATCTCCGTTTCAGAATAAGCAATCCTACATGTCAAAATCATGAATCACAACCAATCCTGTCAAGCTGGAACATGCTAATTCATATTCAGCCTAAAATAACGTTAAAGCAAAGTGAGACCAAAGTTCTCTTTATATGAACAAAAACACTAGACACTTTGATCTGAAATTTTATCCACTTTATGATACAATTGATCCTAAAATAACATTAAAGTAAAGCAAAGCTGGAACATGATAATTCAAATTCAGTCGTTTTTCTATTATGGCTAGCTTTTGGCTAGGACTAGGAGTGGAAGTGTTAGGCTGGTTCTATGTAAACAAACTTTATGTTGGGTTTTGGATGATCTTCCGACGATAAAGTTTGTTTCTAATCCTCTTGGTAACTCTCGTGATGGCTGACCCACTCCCACTGCTTTTTTAACCACGACACATGGAACACAGGATGTATTTGAGACTCCGCCAGCAGCTGTAATTTGTATGCCTATGTGCCCACCTTCCCCAACACTTTGAATGGACCATAGCATCGAGGAGCTAACTTCTGAAACACTCTACAACACACTGATTATTTCCTATGCGACCGCAGCTTTAAGAAACCGTGTGACCCACCTGAAATAATACATCTCGCCTTCGAGCATTTGCATGTTTCGTCATTCTTTGTTGTGCTTGTCACGCACCGAGATCCAGGCGcgtcgacaccggcgttattCAAC comes from Primulina huaijiensis isolate GDHJ02 chromosome 5, ASM1229523v2, whole genome shotgun sequence and encodes:
- the LOC140976335 gene encoding uncharacterized protein; the encoded protein is MAVGIGCGGGWRQAKRLALLLIRPAFKSSNCKTTAKMAVARIKLLRNKRDVVIRQMRHDIAMLLESRQDATARIRVEHVIREQNIMAANELIELFCELVVTRLSIIAKQRECPADLKEGISSLIFAAPRCSEIPELLSIRDVFQKKYGKDFVSAATDLRPNAGVNRMLIEKLSVKTPAGEIKLKVLKEIAKEYQVEWDTTESETELLKPPEERIEGPVNFASATSLPVKSVLKRAPESNHTASCEPINVTCFQDLASAAEAAAEKALAAAEAAAGLAYKGAKMTGTHKNLNEANFHTKSFNFTGNFLPNSLPALQGLSDRFDDQIRNKTNGSEYSCSVRVQDERCDDDARKILRRRSYNCQTAPSSDIKFDGSDRDDEDIEMENAARDVDTRKIYRRHSYNVRSTARSDIKFDESDYEVNSEEMDMPTRGHKQPPPNRQAPQAPVARAHPKLPDYDALTARFEALKHHKSQT